One window from the genome of Desulfovibrio intestinalis encodes:
- a CDS encoding glycosyltransferase yields MTIRSVATFFLFPCAAWQIWITNLPNYYLQHLFIWLLVPFMAWGYHCGWWSIRGAYNLFRPALPWLSIFLLAQVVTSWHSAYYFGQEAIAKSVFFDLIKLCAQLPFLALFALLGVVITQTEQSQRAALYGVIALFLFIFIIFCLQATFVYLRTPLGHQYDLYALPEDPRIQGILNTLHPLLKSIASIFEARWKDGLYDFYKQGAYVLSLARINGIFEEASIFASHVAVIFVPLSVGLLAVGRQKRSKPLKIISWIIFLCTCLMMAACRSTTGQILAIVAILVWIFMYCAVQLKKNVLFAVVGAIIFAIALNCIPQGDTNLFKRITEGYAASGTPRAVISRGSLAVIAEHPFWGTGRSWYLPYLYAGEEYQKNLDEPELAYWKKTNVGEMSAILAFTARYGIPFTVGVTLLFFMLGRRLFFLRSLAPSNPCLGFTAPAFWAWCAMAVTTLLGSYDPRNALLLLPLSFFFGTAINYNKIEKRVNKSCCIIMHSVGGGGEKMALLLAAQLAKKEHRVVIVCLRYLPELYKHLPHGASISMPSSGGACKMLYHLLRVKDIARMSNAVVGSLELQSLFIAGLFAPGRAIGWLHKDLAGYLEQRGNIYKSLYRILFGWAASRCKTVVCVSDGIVRSSQQLFPCLKEKFVRIYNPVDLDAIRTTSKSPLPKNVESFISRFPIIIGVGRLEWQKNFSLLLDAHALLLQRGFEVGCCIVGEGSERKKLEARAEELGTSGYVLLPGFLNPHPVMSCARVLAQSSRFEGFSLVLVEALALGVPVVAVDCPSGPSEVLDSGHYGILTPPDATKLAEGIEHYLLHEASEEERECLRKRAEYFSLPQLFPAWLNLLYPSNQPVGKDENTHTRVGLQ; encoded by the coding sequence ATGACAATACGTTCTGTCGCAACTTTTTTTCTTTTCCCGTGTGCTGCATGGCAAATTTGGATCACTAACCTTCCCAACTACTACCTGCAACACCTATTCATATGGTTACTCGTGCCTTTCATGGCATGGGGCTATCACTGTGGTTGGTGGTCCATACGCGGAGCGTACAATCTCTTTCGCCCCGCTTTACCTTGGCTGAGCATTTTCCTGCTGGCACAGGTCGTTACTAGTTGGCATAGCGCGTACTATTTTGGGCAAGAAGCCATTGCAAAATCAGTGTTTTTTGATCTGATTAAGCTTTGTGCTCAACTACCGTTTTTAGCGCTCTTTGCACTCCTGGGAGTGGTAATAACCCAGACCGAACAATCCCAGCGTGCAGCTTTATATGGCGTTATCGCACTTTTTTTATTCATATTTATAATTTTTTGTCTCCAGGCCACCTTTGTTTATCTCCGCACTCCATTGGGCCATCAGTATGATCTTTATGCCCTGCCTGAAGACCCTCGTATACAGGGCATCCTCAATACGCTTCATCCACTGTTGAAATCCATAGCCTCGATTTTTGAAGCACGATGGAAAGATGGACTGTATGATTTTTATAAACAAGGTGCCTACGTTTTATCCTTGGCAAGAATTAATGGTATTTTTGAAGAAGCTTCCATATTTGCGTCGCACGTTGCTGTAATATTCGTCCCATTATCTGTTGGCTTGCTGGCTGTGGGACGCCAAAAAAGATCAAAGCCATTAAAAATAATTTCCTGGATTATTTTTCTTTGCACATGCCTTATGATGGCAGCCTGTCGATCTACAACTGGTCAAATCTTGGCTATAGTGGCAATACTCGTCTGGATTTTTATGTATTGCGCAGTACAACTGAAGAAAAACGTTCTCTTTGCTGTCGTTGGTGCAATCATTTTTGCTATTGCTTTGAATTGCATCCCTCAAGGCGATACCAATTTATTTAAGCGTATTACTGAAGGGTATGCTGCCAGTGGGACCCCGCGTGCTGTAATATCCAGAGGTAGCTTAGCTGTGATTGCAGAGCATCCCTTTTGGGGAACTGGAAGGAGTTGGTATCTCCCCTATCTCTACGCTGGAGAAGAATACCAAAAAAATTTGGACGAACCGGAGCTTGCTTACTGGAAAAAAACAAATGTTGGTGAAATGTCAGCCATATTGGCCTTTACAGCACGCTACGGTATCCCTTTCACAGTTGGGGTCACGCTGCTTTTCTTTATGCTCGGACGACGATTGTTTTTCTTACGAAGCCTTGCCCCCAGCAATCCCTGCCTCGGATTTACAGCCCCTGCCTTTTGGGCCTGGTGCGCTATGGCCGTTACAACTCTTTTGGGTTCCTACGATCCGCGCAATGCACTTCTACTTTTGCCTTTAAGCTTTTTCTTTGGGACAGCAATCAATTATAACAAGATTGAAAAAAGAGTAAATAAGTCATGTTGTATTATTATGCACAGTGTTGGTGGTGGCGGAGAAAAAATGGCTCTACTATTAGCAGCACAATTGGCAAAAAAAGAACATCGTGTTGTCATCGTTTGTCTTCGCTATCTACCGGAGCTATACAAACACTTACCGCATGGTGCTAGCATTTCTATGCCATCGAGCGGTGGGGCATGTAAGATGTTGTATCACTTGTTACGTGTCAAAGATATTGCACGCATGAGCAATGCTGTTGTTGGTAGCCTTGAGTTACAAAGCCTTTTTATAGCCGGACTTTTTGCTCCCGGGCGAGCCATTGGCTGGTTACATAAAGATTTGGCTGGCTACCTTGAACAGCGCGGCAATATTTATAAAAGCTTGTATCGCATTTTGTTCGGTTGGGCTGCTTCCAGATGCAAGACAGTAGTATGCGTGAGCGATGGCATTGTGCGCTCAAGTCAACAATTATTCCCTTGTCTCAAAGAAAAATTTGTACGCATATACAATCCGGTCGATCTTGATGCCATTCGGACTACTTCTAAATCTCCTCTGCCAAAAAATGTCGAATCTTTTATAAGTAGATTTCCAATAATCATTGGAGTCGGACGGTTAGAATGGCAAAAGAACTTCTCTCTGCTTCTTGATGCACACGCGCTATTACTGCAACGAGGCTTTGAGGTTGGCTGTTGCATTGTGGGGGAAGGAAGCGAACGTAAAAAGCTTGAAGCAAGGGCTGAAGAGCTAGGCACAAGTGGGTATGTTTTACTACCTGGATTCTTAAACCCACATCCTGTCATGTCATGTGCGCGTGTATTAGCTCAATCCTCCCGTTTTGAAGGTTTTTCATTAGTTTTGGTAGAAGCTTTGGCCCTTGGCGTACCTGTTGTGGCGGTGGATTGCCCCAGCGGTCCATCTGAAGTTTTGGATTCTGGCCACTACGGAATTTTGACTCCCCCCGATGCAACCAAGCTGGCTGAAGGCATAGAGCATTACCTGCTTCATGAGGCCTCAGAAGAGGAGCGCGAATGCCTTCGAAAAAGGGCAGAATACTTCTCCCTGCCCCAACTTTTTCCAGCATGGTTAAATTTACTTTATCCAAGTAACCAACCTGTTGGTAAAGATGAGAATACGCATACGCGCGTTGGCCTACAGTAA
- a CDS encoding YagK/YfjJ domain-containing protein — protein sequence MLVNTITSNEYRGYAINTGTNNNLPCNTKTLDQIIDTTEYMTSNHSKTLAIRIDIHSEQDSDKTLNRRDVTRILENTKRNINTKFKDSKNQPDIKTIVTTEQTSPEANPHYHVMYLVNGNAIQNGYSIYEEVNKQVKNKLKTDTNGLVHFSESNGTQGIMIDRNSENFEQQKNNVVYAGSYLAKTRSKEHNPKGSRVSSSSRITKSNSK from the coding sequence ATGTTAGTCAACACAATCACTTCAAACGAATATCGTGGATATGCCATCAACACAGGAACCAACAACAACCTTCCATGCAACACAAAGACTCTAGATCAGATCATTGACACTACTGAGTACATGACTTCCAATCATTCAAAAACATTGGCTATAAGAATAGATATTCATTCTGAACAAGACTCAGATAAAACCCTTAATCGAAGAGATGTTACACGTATCCTCGAGAACACAAAAAGAAATATCAATACAAAATTCAAAGATTCCAAGAACCAACCAGATATCAAAACTATTGTCACAACAGAACAAACGTCTCCAGAAGCCAACCCTCATTACCACGTGATGTATTTAGTTAATGGCAATGCCATTCAGAATGGTTATTCCATCTATGAAGAGGTCAATAAGCAGGTAAAGAATAAGCTTAAAACTGACACTAATGGCCTTGTCCATTTTTCTGAAAGCAATGGCACACAAGGCATCATGATCGACAGGAACTCTGAGAACTTTGAACAACAGAAAAACAATGTTGTTTATGCTGGGAGTTATCTGGCTAAAACACGATCCAAAGAACACAATCCCAAGGGGTCAAGGGTGTCCTCCTCAAGCAGGATAACTAAGAGTAATAGTAAGTAA
- a CDS encoding type II toxin-antitoxin system death-on-curing family toxin — MSRDYLAVADILGMHAVLVEKYGGMAGIRDMGGLESAVYRPQSGYYSDIVEEACALMESLLINHPFMDGNKRTAFAACSVFLYINEHRIDADSERLYMLVIQWLQLPPAERFTTMVSDLRSLVKKQNKQKQ; from the coding sequence ATGAGTCGAGACTACCTGGCAGTCGCCGATATTCTGGGCATGCATGCAGTTCTTGTTGAAAAGTATGGTGGCATGGCGGGCATCCGGGATATGGGTGGCTTGGAGTCTGCCGTATATCGCCCACAGAGCGGGTACTATTCTGATATTGTAGAAGAAGCTTGCGCCTTGATGGAAAGTCTGCTGATTAACCATCCTTTTATGGACGGGAATAAGAGAACGGCATTCGCAGCCTGTTCAGTCTTTCTGTATATAAACGAGCATCGCATAGATGCGGATTCAGAGCGATTGTATATGCTCGTCATCCAGTGGCTTCAGCTACCGCCTGCTGAACGGTTTACAACGATGGTAAGCGATTTGCGAAGTCTTGTGAAAAAGCAAAACAAACAAAAACAATAG
- a CDS encoding DUF3150 domain-containing protein → MTRVLSDIRILDNLLALNLNVSLWSARRKMSQEDLGGAELPPEDLASLGSKRIADPESLRVFGTLKARAVNYLDRHGVRFMSGWAIPEEKAGEIVQELISIRDDFQKEKEAFLADYDQNIQSWIVKHHQWGEIIRNSTVGPDYVRNRMDFRWQLYKVAPLEQHMSNTAVLEAGLAEEVQGLGSTLFGEVAKSAEDIWRRVYHGKTEVTHKALSPLRTLHAKLTGLSFVEPHVAPVADIVQAALFRIPKKGNITGPDLLLLQGLVCLLKDSDALIAHAQRVVEGNAPDFVLDALLAGPGSMPSLDGFIAPLDGAGGGDDTPILPDISEGDSALPHPSIPSLGLW, encoded by the coding sequence ATGACACGTGTTCTTTCAGACATTCGCATCCTGGACAACCTGTTGGCCCTTAACCTCAATGTCAGCCTGTGGTCAGCCCGGCGCAAGATGAGCCAGGAAGACCTTGGTGGTGCAGAGTTGCCTCCTGAAGATTTGGCTTCTCTGGGCTCCAAGCGCATAGCTGATCCAGAAAGCCTTCGTGTATTTGGTACACTCAAAGCCCGCGCCGTAAACTATCTGGACAGGCATGGCGTACGTTTCATGTCCGGCTGGGCCATCCCTGAAGAAAAGGCTGGAGAAATCGTACAGGAACTCATCAGCATCCGCGACGACTTCCAGAAAGAAAAAGAGGCTTTTCTGGCCGACTATGATCAAAACATCCAATCATGGATTGTAAAGCATCACCAGTGGGGCGAAATTATCCGTAACTCCACAGTGGGGCCGGATTATGTACGGAATCGCATGGATTTCCGCTGGCAGTTGTATAAGGTGGCTCCGCTTGAGCAGCACATGAGCAACACCGCTGTACTGGAAGCCGGCTTGGCCGAGGAGGTGCAAGGCCTGGGCAGTACGCTCTTTGGAGAGGTGGCCAAGTCTGCCGAAGATATCTGGCGCAGGGTGTATCATGGCAAGACGGAAGTGACCCACAAAGCGCTTTCGCCTCTGCGGACCCTGCATGCCAAACTCACGGGTTTGTCCTTCGTAGAACCGCATGTTGCCCCGGTGGCTGACATCGTGCAGGCGGCACTGTTTCGTATCCCCAAGAAGGGCAATATCACTGGCCCTGATTTGCTATTGTTACAAGGGCTGGTTTGTCTACTTAAGGACAGCGATGCCCTGATTGCTCACGCCCAGAGGGTCGTCGAGGGGAATGCCCCGGATTTTGTACTGGATGCGCTCTTGGCTGGTCCAGGCAGCATGCCTAGTCTTGATGGCTTTATCGCACCGCTGGATGGTGCCGGTGGTGGGGATGATACGCCGATATTGCCAGACATCTCCGAGGGAGACAGTGCGTTACCGCATCCCTCCATCCCCAGCTTGGGGCTGTGGTAG
- a CDS encoding glycosyltransferase family 2 protein: protein MMTVHESVPLFSVIVPVYNAAGWITPCVTGLMEQNTPPGEIILVDDASSDETYELCSAWHHRFPSLVQVFRLPKNLGPGAARNTGIAASKGRYVAFVDVDDQLCPQMFEQLLQRIGERQADVAICGITVTDRIKNKIVLPPKEESPEALLEQKILLYSVFNKIYKRSFLVDNGLSFTNCRIGEDMAFSVKLFSLHPIIGCVPEPLYTYIRKDISLSTNLEQRKEIFLALDDLKRFLDCHNLSKQKATLYRKLCFLHGVYYPSRLFLTALLRNTHSVKQLIFSIVGYTRMALYFIKRNIL from the coding sequence ATGATGACTGTCCACGAATCCGTCCCTCTGTTTTCTGTCATTGTTCCTGTATATAATGCGGCGGGGTGGATCACCCCTTGTGTTACAGGGCTTATGGAGCAAAACACTCCCCCAGGCGAAATCATTTTAGTGGACGATGCTTCAAGTGATGAAACATATGAGCTGTGCTCTGCGTGGCATCACCGCTTCCCTTCTCTGGTACAAGTTTTTCGCCTCCCGAAAAATCTTGGCCCCGGAGCCGCGCGCAACACAGGCATTGCCGCTTCAAAAGGGAGATATGTTGCCTTTGTTGATGTGGATGACCAGCTTTGCCCTCAGATGTTTGAACAACTGCTACAACGCATCGGTGAGCGCCAGGCTGATGTAGCAATCTGTGGCATTACAGTAACAGATAGAATAAAAAATAAAATTGTGCTTCCACCTAAGGAAGAAAGCCCAGAAGCTCTTCTGGAACAAAAAATACTGCTATATTCAGTTTTCAATAAAATCTATAAACGTTCTTTTCTGGTAGACAACGGATTATCATTTACAAATTGTCGCATTGGGGAAGACATGGCTTTTTCTGTAAAACTTTTTAGTCTCCACCCAATTATTGGATGTGTCCCTGAACCCTTATACACATATATTCGTAAAGATATCAGTCTAAGTACAAACCTGGAACAGCGAAAAGAAATTTTTCTAGCGCTTGATGACCTCAAAAGATTTCTTGACTGCCACAACTTATCCAAACAAAAAGCCACATTGTATCGCAAACTTTGCTTTTTACATGGGGTATATTATCCCTCACGGCTATTTTTAACTGCCCTACTGCGAAATACTCATTCAGTTAAGCAACTGATATTTTCCATAGTTGGATATACCAGGATGGCGCTATATTTCATAAAGAGAAACATCTTATGA
- the wbaP gene encoding undecaprenyl-phosphate galactose phosphotransferase WbaP, producing MKKPILIRILCRLNIPPRPFLLCIFDLFALLGTAIAMFSLRLIWGGIDLTLSQCTLALLLLGPFFAATLGLYRTVDLPPHLELKALFTLTSTVYAIILTVLFLTQTGDLFSRLAIIGGWGLTIITLPLMRWLCRRIFSRAKWWATPLIILDKDGQGQNMFDYFSNNPGFNLHPTAIYPIASDIETLRHSIASIKRKHPNALPLLSMSLSAKTQGSCAVEISRHFRKVLFVPTFYSSLRRTWLTPCDLGKIGGLILQQKLRDKWRVYFKRTLDLIGCALGSVVLIPLGLLLILIVRLDSPGPAFYRQKRLGQGGRTILIYKFRTMVSDSEGALRRLLTEDSNLREEWAKDHKLKNDPRITRVGNFLRKYSLDELPQLLNVLKGEMSLVGPRPIVESEVEKYKSAFEDYCLVRPGITGLWQISGRNNTSYTERVYLDSYYVNNWSVWLDWWILIKTIPVILGAKGAY from the coding sequence ATGAAAAAACCTATTCTTATCCGGATCCTGTGCAGGCTGAATATCCCTCCACGACCTTTTCTGCTGTGCATTTTTGATTTGTTTGCTCTTTTAGGCACAGCTATAGCTATGTTTTCTCTTCGTCTCATTTGGGGCGGAATTGACCTTACTTTATCCCAGTGCACTCTGGCCTTATTGCTCTTGGGCCCATTTTTCGCGGCAACCCTCGGTTTGTATCGCACAGTTGACCTGCCACCCCACTTGGAACTTAAAGCACTATTTACTCTGACCAGTACTGTTTATGCCATTATTTTAACAGTGTTGTTTTTGACCCAAACCGGAGATCTTTTTTCCCGTTTGGCCATAATTGGCGGGTGGGGCTTGACCATCATTACCTTACCATTAATGCGCTGGCTATGCCGCCGGATTTTTTCCCGTGCCAAGTGGTGGGCCACGCCTCTTATAATACTGGATAAAGATGGACAAGGCCAAAATATGTTTGACTATTTTTCTAACAACCCAGGCTTCAACCTGCACCCTACTGCAATTTATCCAATAGCATCAGACATTGAAACCTTGCGTCACTCAATTGCATCCATAAAAAGAAAGCATCCAAACGCCTTACCCTTGCTCAGTATGTCGTTAAGCGCAAAAACACAGGGATCCTGTGCAGTTGAAATTAGCCGCCATTTCCGCAAGGTGTTATTCGTGCCTACTTTTTATAGTTCGTTGCGACGCACTTGGCTTACCCCCTGCGATCTGGGGAAAATAGGCGGCCTTATTCTACAACAGAAATTACGCGATAAATGGCGAGTTTACTTTAAACGCACCCTCGACCTGATAGGTTGCGCTCTTGGCTCAGTAGTTCTAATACCGCTTGGCCTTCTGCTAATATTGATCGTTCGCCTTGATAGTCCTGGTCCCGCCTTCTACCGCCAAAAACGATTGGGGCAAGGCGGCCGAACCATCCTGATTTATAAATTTCGCACAATGGTGTCAGACTCCGAGGGCGCATTGCGGCGACTACTGACTGAAGACTCCAACCTTCGGGAAGAATGGGCAAAAGATCATAAGCTTAAAAACGATCCCCGTATCACGCGAGTTGGTAACTTTTTGCGAAAGTATAGCCTTGACGAGTTGCCCCAATTACTCAACGTCCTTAAAGGAGAAATGAGCCTTGTGGGACCAAGACCAATAGTCGAAAGTGAAGTTGAAAAGTACAAATCTGCTTTTGAGGATTATTGCCTTGTACGTCCTGGCATTACGGGCTTGTGGCAGATATCAGGCCGTAACAATACAAGCTATACAGAGCGGGTATACTTGGACAGTTACTATGTTAACAATTGGTCGGTTTGGTTAGACTGGTGGATTTTGATCAAAACGATACCGGTGATACTTGGCGCAAAAGGGGCTTATTAA
- a CDS encoding zeta toxin family protein gives MPKLLCICGPNGAGKSTFSRAIAMQENLLVIDPDKLAAEGLSPIAAGKAAARMARLFLKEGVSFARESTLTARFDFSLMEEAKQRGYEVELVYIRLASTELALERVASRASRGGHAVPSQDVVRRFTRSLENLPKAMALADKTTILDNSSCNYKRIN, from the coding sequence ATGCCCAAGCTTTTATGCATCTGCGGGCCAAATGGGGCAGGCAAAAGTACATTTTCACGTGCAATCGCCATGCAGGAAAACCTGCTGGTTATTGACCCAGACAAGCTTGCTGCAGAAGGCCTGTCTCCTATAGCTGCGGGAAAAGCCGCTGCCCGTATGGCCCGTCTTTTTCTAAAGGAAGGCGTTTCATTCGCACGGGAATCTACCCTCACAGCACGATTTGATTTCTCACTGATGGAAGAAGCTAAACAGCGTGGCTATGAAGTCGAGCTTGTGTATATACGCCTTGCGTCAACTGAACTTGCGCTGGAACGCGTTGCGTCCCGTGCCTCTCGTGGAGGCCATGCCGTCCCGTCGCAAGATGTGGTGCGCCGCTTTACGCGCAGCCTTGAAAACTTGCCCAAAGCTATGGCACTTGCAGATAAAACAACTATTTTGGACAACTCCTCCTGTAATTACAAAAGAATAAACTAA
- a CDS encoding glycosyltransferase codes for MAESFGGGCLTALSFLTKSLTKNYQHTIVYSSRNETVKNFRDNFHEHVNFIPLNMNLSANPAHILFTLISLKKIISENNPHVVHCHSSIAGIYGRIASRLSGVPSLYTPHAYAFLRSDIGAIARTGIRSIEWGLTKMGTAIAACGEEEYLLALRLSGNEKKVFLARNAIDLAMIDAISEAHAPKSETNNIQVGTCGRLTNQHGLDWFVHVASSLQDKANWVWVGAKADSHELPAFVKRTGWIDNKIALNHVANMDIFIHPTQWDGLSYALLEAMSLHKPVVVSDIAPNRAVVQHGVNGFVAKNAPEMEHYIRTLINDPELRHQMGAAGRRYVEQNHSIETVRQNYDAIYQDLATTITR; via the coding sequence ATAGCTGAGTCTTTTGGCGGCGGCTGCCTTACTGCTCTTTCATTCTTAACAAAAAGTTTAACAAAGAATTATCAGCACACTATAGTATACAGTAGCCGCAACGAGACAGTAAAAAATTTTCGAGATAATTTTCATGAGCATGTTAATTTTATCCCTCTAAATATGAACTTATCAGCAAATCCAGCACATATCTTATTTACTCTTATATCACTAAAAAAAATAATCTCCGAAAATAATCCCCATGTAGTACACTGTCATTCATCTATTGCAGGAATTTATGGAAGGATCGCTTCAAGACTCTCAGGTGTTCCATCCCTGTACACACCACATGCCTACGCCTTTTTACGCTCAGATATTGGGGCAATTGCACGAACTGGCATTAGATCTATCGAATGGGGATTAACAAAAATGGGCACTGCCATTGCGGCTTGTGGCGAGGAAGAATATCTGTTGGCACTGCGCCTGTCTGGCAATGAGAAGAAGGTTTTTTTAGCCCGCAATGCTATTGACCTTGCAATGATTGATGCCATTAGTGAGGCACATGCCCCAAAATCTGAAACAAACAATATCCAAGTAGGAACTTGTGGCAGATTGACGAACCAGCACGGACTCGATTGGTTTGTTCATGTTGCATCAAGTTTACAAGATAAGGCTAACTGGGTTTGGGTTGGCGCCAAAGCAGATTCACACGAGCTTCCCGCTTTTGTTAAACGCACGGGCTGGATTGACAATAAAATCGCCCTGAACCATGTGGCAAATATGGATATTTTCATACATCCTACACAGTGGGATGGCCTTTCTTATGCGTTGCTTGAGGCAATGTCGTTACACAAGCCTGTCGTGGTATCCGACATTGCTCCCAACAGAGCCGTAGTTCAGCATGGCGTCAATGGGTTTGTGGCTAAGAATGCCCCAGAAATGGAGCACTACATACGCACTTTGATTAACGACCCCGAACTGCGGCACCAGATGGGCGCAGCTGGTCGCCGCTATGTCGAACAAAATCATAGTATTGAAACTGTAAGACAAAACTATGATGCGATTTATCAAGACCTCGCAACCACTATAACCCGATGA
- a CDS encoding oligosaccharide flippase family protein — MLFRWKWRNRIVSAILSFGCIQAAQIFLPLLALPYLARVLKADAFGMIMYWNVIPIIVGFILDWGFLLGGVREIASHRNETDRLTKIWSNGLLAKLLLAIMAISLSCILFPIIPHAKESPGAFFWAIGAGVARGANPLWFLQGLGDGSIRKLALWDVGSSAVLLIMTFALVHVPQDGERYLALLALCKGGAYLWLIIGICRQYYQKTSIKAAFTLLWQTRIFFGGGIAGQLYGSVAHLALGGILPAKDMGFFLAADKIVRAIVSLSNPLTQTLFPEICALHGDRNTRIRIQQLALGACLLLSTCAGVGLYVLAPEVMRIALGESYVASIWVLKALSVVVPLLSLNMILGPQILVPHGKEATLTLAQVAAALTSVPCALFLADRYGLVGAISLPIIAEGCIFLIVLTQVIRTYPCIFSKCSSGSINKTSARE, encoded by the coding sequence ATGTTATTTCGGTGGAAATGGCGGAACAGGATTGTAAGCGCAATTCTTTCTTTTGGCTGTATACAGGCGGCACAGATTTTTTTGCCGCTACTTGCACTTCCCTATCTGGCTCGGGTTTTGAAAGCAGATGCATTTGGCATGATTATGTATTGGAATGTTATTCCAATCATAGTTGGCTTTATACTTGATTGGGGGTTTTTACTGGGAGGTGTACGAGAAATAGCATCTCACAGAAATGAAACAGACCGGCTCACAAAGATATGGAGTAACGGACTTCTTGCAAAGCTCCTGCTTGCTATAATGGCCATAAGCCTTTCTTGCATTCTTTTTCCAATAATTCCTCACGCGAAGGAATCCCCTGGTGCATTCTTCTGGGCCATTGGCGCGGGAGTCGCGCGTGGAGCAAATCCTCTTTGGTTTCTCCAAGGATTGGGTGATGGCAGCATTCGCAAACTAGCACTATGGGACGTTGGCAGCAGTGCTGTATTGCTGATTATGACATTTGCTTTGGTTCACGTACCTCAAGACGGGGAAAGGTACTTGGCGCTTCTTGCCCTGTGCAAAGGCGGGGCCTATCTTTGGCTGATCATTGGCATATGTCGGCAGTATTATCAAAAAACTTCGATCAAAGCCGCATTCACGCTATTGTGGCAAACTCGAATTTTTTTTGGGGGTGGCATTGCCGGACAACTTTATGGAAGTGTGGCGCATCTCGCGCTGGGAGGCATCCTGCCAGCGAAGGATATGGGGTTTTTCCTTGCTGCGGACAAAATAGTTCGAGCAATAGTGAGCTTGAGCAATCCGCTCACACAAACGCTATTTCCTGAAATTTGTGCACTGCACGGAGATCGTAATACTCGAATCCGCATACAACAGCTGGCCCTCGGGGCCTGTCTATTACTTAGCACCTGCGCTGGAGTAGGACTTTATGTGTTGGCGCCCGAGGTCATGCGAATTGCTCTCGGCGAATCGTATGTTGCATCAATCTGGGTGTTAAAAGCTCTGTCGGTGGTTGTACCATTACTGAGTTTGAATATGATTCTTGGCCCTCAGATTTTAGTGCCGCATGGAAAAGAAGCAACGCTAACGCTGGCTCAAGTAGCAGCAGCCTTAACCAGCGTACCTTGCGCTCTTTTTCTTGCTGATCGATACGGGTTAGTTGGGGCAATTTCTCTGCCAATCATTGCGGAGGGTTGTATTTTTTTAATTGTTTTGACTCAGGTGATACGAACCTACCCATGTATCTTTTCAAAGTGCTCTAGTGGGTCAATTAATAAAACAAGTGCTCGTGAATGA